The Papaver somniferum cultivar HN1 chromosome 3, ASM357369v1, whole genome shotgun sequence genome includes a region encoding these proteins:
- the LOC113356148 gene encoding ABC transporter I family member 6, chloroplastic-like, with amino-acid sequence MASLASFSTISSSSAARLSSLRNSSSNSFVLTKSSPNSIKLLSTPPRQYKRLVLKAKANSVIDAPTTSYINDVSDSPKVLLEVKDLTAKIADSGEQILKGVNLVIYEGEIHAIMGKNGSGKSTFSKVLVGHPDYEVTGGTVLFKGENLLDMEPEERSLAGLFMSFQSPVEIPGVSNSDFLNMAYNARRKKLGFPELGPLEFYDYISRRLKIVNMDTNFLNRNVNEGFSGGEKKRNEILQLAVLGADLAILDEIDSGLDVDALQDVGEAVNELLTPQKSVLMVTHYQRLLDIIKPKFVHIMEDGKIVKTGDISIAVQLEKEGYKGISS; translated from the exons ATGGCTTCCCTTGCCAGTTTCTCGACTATTTCATCTTCTTCCGCAGCTCGTTTATCTTCTCTTCGAAACTCTTCTTCAAATTCTTTCGTACTTACAAAATCATCCCCTAATTCCATCAAACTGTTGTCTACTCCTCCTCGTCAGTATAAACGTTTAGTTCTCAAGGCGAAAGCTAATTCAGTTATTGATGCTCCAACCACTTCATACATTAATGATGTTAGTGATTCTCCAAAGGTTTTACTTGAAGTTAAGGATCTAACTGCTAAAATTGCTGATTCAGGGGAACAGATTCTTAAAGGTGTCAACTTGGTTATTTATGAAGGAGAG ATCCATGCAATAATGGGAAAGAATGGTTCAGGGAAGAGCACATTTTCTAAG GTGCTTGTTGGTCATCCAGATTACGAAGTTACTGGAGGAACTGTATTGTTTAAAGGAGAAAACTTGTTGGATATGGAACCAGAAGAAAGGTCTCTTGCTGGCCTTTTTATGAGCTTTCAGTCCCCGGTTGAGATTCCAGGTGTGAGCAACAGCGACTTTCTCAATATGGCATACAATGCCCGGAGAAAAAAACTTGGTTTTCCAGAGCTTGGACCACTTGAG TTTTACGACTACATATCTCGTCGGCTTAAAATAGTTAACATGGATACAAACTTCTTAAATCGAAATGTGAACGAAGgatttagtggtggtgaaaagaaGCGCAATGAGATTTTGCAACTTGCG GTTCTTGGAGCAGATTTGGCTATTTTAGATGAAATAGATTCTGGATTGGATGTTGATGCACTTCAGGATGTGGGGGAAGCAGTCAATGAGCTCCTGACTCCACAAAAGTCAGTTCTTATGGTCACACATTATCAAAGACTGTTGGATATTATAAAGCCGAAATTTGTTCACATAATG GAGGATGGCAAAATTGTGAAGACCGGTGATATCTCGATTGCAGTACAGCTTGAAAAGGAGGGTTACAAGGGAATATCCTCTTAA